A genomic stretch from Telopea speciosissima isolate NSW1024214 ecotype Mountain lineage chromosome 7, Tspe_v1, whole genome shotgun sequence includes:
- the LOC122669719 gene encoding 50S ribosomal protein L29, chloroplastic codes for MLSMSVASPSSIFISSSKIASGNTKSSFHGIRIQPVLPLRVSNSSLRNSAPSVVMMAKKDQELKEIRAKTTEELNEEVVDLKGELFMLRLQKSARNEFKSSEFRRMRKRVARILTVRREREIEEGINKRLSRKLDRQWKKSIVPRPPPSLRKLQEEEKAAEAAEAGKLT; via the exons ATGCTGAGTATGTCAGTTGCTTCGCCTTCGAGCATTTTCATATCTTCTTCAAAAATCGCCTCTGGTAACACGAAATCCTCATTCCATGGAATCCGAATTCAGCCTGTATTGCCACTTCGTGTGTCTAATTCGTCTTTACGAAATTCTGCTCCGTCTGTGGTGATGATGGCAAAGAAAGATCAAGAACTGAAGGAAATCAGAGCCAAGACCACAGAAGAACTCAACGAAGAGGTAGTTGATCTCAAAGGGGAGCTCTTCATGCTTCGATTACAGAAATCAGCTCGTAACGAGTTCAAGTCCAGCGAGTTTCGTCGAATGCGCAAAAGG GTTGCACGCATACTTACAGTaaggagggaaagagagattgaGGAGGGAATCAATAAGAGGTTGTCAAGAAAGCTTGATCGGCAATGGAAGAAAAGCATTGTTCCCAGGCCTCCACCGTCTTTGAGGAAGctgcaagaggaggaaaaggCAGCAGAAGCAGCAGAAGCCGGAAAGTTGACATGA
- the LOC122668865 gene encoding ubiquitin carboxyl-terminal hydrolase 4, giving the protein MGAAGSKLEKALGDQFPEGERYFGLENFGNTCYCNSVLQALYFCVPFREQLLEYYANGKSQGDAEENLLTCLADLFTQISSQKKKTGVIAPKRFVQRVKKQNELFRSYMHQDAHEFLNFLLNELVDILEKESQATKSSSETSSPSEKIANGPKNAQANGAQKEPLVTWVHKNFQGILTNETKCLRCETVTARDETFLDLSLDIEQNSSITSCLKNFSSTETLNAEDKFFCDKCCSLQEAQKRMKIKKPPHILVIHLKRFKYIEQLGRYKKLSYRVVFPLELKLSNTVEDADLEYSLFAVVVHVGSGPNHGHYVSLVKSHNHWLFFDDENVEMIDESAVQTFFGSAQEYSSNTDHGYILFYESLATNNNKS; this is encoded by the exons ATGGGTGCCGCCGGTTCCAAGCTCGAGAAAGCTCTTGGTGACCAGTTTCCCGAAggcgagaggtatttcgggctAGAGAATTTCGGCAACACTTGCTATTGTAATAGCGTTTTGCAG GCCCTTTATTTCTGTGTTCCCTTCCGTGAACAATTATTGGAGTACTATGCAAATGGCAAAAGCCAGGGAGATGCAGAAGAGAATCTCTTGACGTGCTTGGCAGATTTATTCACTCAG ATAAGTTCTCAGAAGAAGAAAACCGGTGTCATTGCTCCAAAGCGTTTTGTCCAGAGAGTGAAGAAACAGAATGAACTTTTCCGCAGCTACATGCATCAG GATGCCCATGAATTTTTGAACTTCTTGCTAAATGAGCTTGTTGACATACTGGAGAAAGAGTCCCAAGCTACAAAAAGCTCTTCGGAGACTTCATCACCATCAGAAAAGATTGCAAACGGTCCAAAGAATGCTCAAGCCAATGGTGCACAAAAGGAGCCATTGGTTACCTGGGTTCATAAAAATTTTCAG GGTATTCTGACCAATGAGACAAAGTGCTTAAGATGTGAGACAGTCACAGCAAGGGATGAAACATTTTTAGACTTGAGCCTTGATATCGAACAGAACAGCTCAATCACAAGCTGTCTCAAAAATTTCAGTTCTACCGAAACGTTGAACGCGGAAGATAAGTTCTTCTGTGACAAGTGCTGCAG TTTGCAGGAAGCTCAGAAGAGGATGAAGATCAAAAAGCCACCTCACATCCTGGTTATCCATCTGAAGCGCTTCAAGTACATTGAGCAACTTGGCCGGTACAAAAAGCTATCTTACCGTGTTGTGTTCCCGTTGGAACTGAAGCTCAGCAACACAGTAGAAGATGCAGACCTTGAGTATTCACTCTTTGCGGTGGTTGTCCATGTTGGTAGTGGGCCCAACCATGGACATTACGTTAGCCTAGTGAAGAGTCACAACCACTGGTTGTTCTTTGATGATGAGAATGTGGAGATGATAGATGAATCTGCTGTACAGACATTCTTTGGGTCTGCGCAGGAATATTCTAGCAACACAGATCATGGATACATACTGTTCTACGAGAGCCTCGCTACCAATAATAACAAGAGTTAG